In Desulforhopalus sp., the following proteins share a genomic window:
- a CDS encoding PilZ domain-containing protein: MSRMPNIDRRRSTRLKGQKEMFLVHPNGIAFIGDISCGGLCFHCSQEEFFPENWPVEIVCAGTTLYITGLYVRLVCEQQDEVINFLTVPTKKVSVEFLDVNEQNRSLLTRLFSYLEDGAVTQ; the protein is encoded by the coding sequence ATGAGTAGAATGCCGAATATTGATCGCCGGAGAAGTACACGTTTGAAAGGCCAGAAAGAGATGTTCCTCGTTCATCCGAACGGGATCGCTTTCATAGGGGACATCAGCTGCGGTGGCTTGTGCTTTCATTGTTCCCAGGAAGAGTTCTTTCCTGAAAATTGGCCGGTGGAGATTGTTTGCGCCGGAACAACCCTGTATATTACCGGCTTATATGTTCGTTTGGTTTGTGAGCAACAGGATGAGGTCATTAATTTCCTGACCGTGCCGACCAAGAAGGTGTCGGTCGAGTTTCTTGATGTGAATGAACAGAATCGCAGTCTCCTGACCAGGCTCTTTTCCTATCTGGAGGATGGCGCCGTTACTCAATAA
- a CDS encoding translocation/assembly module TamB domain-containing protein → MTIHGRRSITLIVALFLLCGVLFGSGIGLHLVKGGARLLSGGRMVIGKAEGVLLGHFILEDIRIDTAGAVYKIDTFEWDWSPLRLLAGELDIAGIDVAGVVVGLRDNGPEVQAAKGGPVVLPRLLLPLKISLKRLAVSSLQLQNSHGRELLVFDTFDLAMRGKGNSLTIDNISLQGPELGMAIHGTVDFDRNWRVDLLGNWRVINYGFHQVEGTLSATGPLNSPHAAVGIHRPVDIRVEGDVVNLLEKPEWTATLEGRNVDLEAFIKHCPKIDLATVHGQVHGNTEGYWGQVQALGTWGTLDNMQVQTTISAGLMGIDFDTLRIDRGDAWAVADNAKIDWKRLFDWQGLFHFKNFDPSHFFDFLPGKIDADLTSVGTVRDDLGVDVTFEVARLEGTLHDRPISAAGTVTLNENDIRTEGMIVRSGEMEGSARIEKGMISWADRVSWSWDIHLNNFDPSGLHPDFPGQVNGVLAGEGFLGTSGAEGFLRISDISGQLRGNSLVGNGEISLTKDTIQTTGLFLRSGASQLLVQGQAGNAFALDLTFSSPDIGTLLPEAGGSVELLATLRGSLQEPRVEAKLHGEKLVFGEVSYGRLQANLSSQLSDNSRLQGSFAADALSLAGLQLEHGRLDFSGSLKEQEVTGQAAGTFGKVQFRAQAGGEDEWRGAVKDFILSSSPIGTWQQKDNAALLIAGNKMFLEKFCIAQGASSFCAGGDLLVEEDLGWQFTSQFTSIPLEIINNINLLNAPVNGRLDGQITASGVNRRLLSTQVEVRLPETDLQLGDNDQDANFIHCQDTILKLNLSDSLLHANLVTQMNNGSRLSLMADTQGTEIFIAPLRSLPLSGNLDLQNFDLAILSSFTGFGVEPTGRVNSSFVLGGTIGRPELAGEGEIEGGGITLPYQGITLENVKVAIKATEDGARVVGQATSGPGSISADGRLYYGDTGLEGDLHVSSYDFLLVNLPEYAIRVNSDVQMRLAKNRGAIRGTVLVPYALITPEEMKDSVSVSKDVVLVNGRQESKELGWPFSLDLEVLLGRDVHIDGYGLTGKLGGQLRVKTATGEFPTAKGELDLSEGVFTIYSRTLDIERGRILFTGGPIDNPGIDVRAQKKFSDKEALNRGYTVGVDISGLMQDLSYNLFSDPYMDDTEILSQMIVGHSLAFSNKEEGSLLQAAANTLGLKGGADLFQGLGDILQLDDMHIEGSSRKENVSLVVGKKLTKDLYVGYDMNMFSQLGQFRVRYDLARGFAVETRSSSQSTGADLLYTFEK, encoded by the coding sequence ATGACCATACATGGCCGGCGGTCAATAACTTTAATTGTGGCACTTTTCCTGCTATGCGGCGTCCTGTTCGGCAGCGGGATCGGATTGCATCTTGTCAAAGGCGGGGCCCGGCTGCTCAGTGGCGGTAGGATGGTTATCGGCAAAGCGGAGGGCGTGCTTCTCGGGCACTTCATCCTGGAGGATATACGCATCGATACCGCCGGTGCTGTGTATAAGATCGATACATTCGAATGGGACTGGTCTCCTTTAAGGCTTCTCGCCGGCGAACTCGATATTGCCGGCATTGACGTAGCGGGCGTGGTGGTCGGTCTGCGCGACAATGGGCCGGAAGTGCAAGCTGCCAAGGGAGGGCCGGTGGTATTGCCCCGCTTGCTGCTGCCCCTGAAAATTTCTTTGAAGCGGCTAGCGGTGTCCTCTTTGCAGCTGCAGAATTCTCATGGCAGGGAACTATTAGTCTTCGATACCTTTGATCTTGCCATGCGCGGCAAGGGCAACAGCCTGACCATCGACAATATTTCTCTGCAGGGACCGGAACTCGGCATGGCCATCCACGGCACCGTCGATTTTGACCGTAACTGGCGTGTTGATCTGCTCGGTAACTGGCGGGTGATCAACTACGGCTTCCACCAGGTAGAGGGGACTCTTTCCGCCACCGGACCACTTAACTCGCCGCATGCGGCCGTTGGCATTCACCGCCCAGTGGACATTCGAGTTGAAGGGGACGTGGTCAATCTGCTTGAGAAACCGGAATGGACGGCGACCCTTGAAGGACGCAATGTCGACCTGGAGGCCTTTATCAAACATTGTCCGAAGATTGATCTGGCCACGGTGCACGGCCAGGTGCACGGCAATACCGAGGGGTACTGGGGCCAGGTGCAGGCACTAGGGACCTGGGGCACACTTGATAATATGCAGGTGCAGACCACCATTTCCGCCGGCCTGATGGGTATCGATTTCGACACCCTGCGTATCGATCGCGGCGACGCTTGGGCGGTGGCCGACAACGCCAAAATCGATTGGAAACGTCTTTTTGACTGGCAAGGACTGTTTCATTTCAAGAATTTCGATCCTTCGCATTTCTTCGATTTCCTGCCGGGTAAAATCGATGCCGATCTTACCTCCGTTGGTACGGTGCGCGACGATCTGGGGGTGGATGTCACCTTCGAGGTGGCACGGCTGGAGGGGACGTTGCACGACCGACCGATATCGGCCGCTGGGACCGTCACTCTCAACGAAAATGATATACGCACCGAGGGCATGATCGTTCGCAGCGGCGAGATGGAGGGGAGTGCCCGGATTGAAAAAGGGATGATCTCCTGGGCCGATAGAGTCAGCTGGTCGTGGGATATCCATCTCAATAATTTTGACCCGTCCGGACTACATCCGGATTTTCCCGGTCAGGTCAACGGTGTCCTGGCCGGCGAGGGCTTTCTCGGGACTTCCGGTGCTGAAGGATTCTTGAGGATTAGCGATATCTCCGGGCAATTGCGCGGCAACTCCCTCGTCGGCAACGGCGAAATCAGTTTGACCAAGGACACCATTCAGACGACCGGTCTTTTCCTGCGCAGCGGGGCATCGCAGCTTCTCGTGCAAGGCCAGGCCGGAAACGCCTTTGCCCTAGATTTGACCTTTTCTTCCCCTGATATCGGGACCCTTTTGCCGGAGGCGGGTGGTTCAGTCGAACTCCTCGCCACCCTGCGGGGGAGTCTGCAGGAACCGCGGGTTGAAGCAAAATTGCATGGGGAAAAGCTTGTCTTTGGTGAGGTGAGTTACGGTCGTCTGCAGGCCAATCTTTCCTCCCAATTAAGTGATAACAGTAGGTTGCAGGGCAGTTTCGCGGCCGATGCTCTTTCGCTAGCCGGCTTGCAGCTTGAGCACGGGAGGCTTGATTTTTCCGGGAGCCTCAAAGAGCAGGAGGTGACAGGACAAGCGGCAGGGACATTCGGCAAGGTGCAGTTTCGGGCACAGGCCGGAGGCGAGGATGAATGGCGAGGTGCAGTCAAGGATTTCATCCTCAGTTCTTCGCCCATCGGCACCTGGCAGCAAAAGGACAATGCAGCTCTGCTCATCGCCGGTAACAAGATGTTCCTGGAGAAATTTTGCATAGCTCAGGGTGCCTCGTCATTCTGCGCCGGCGGCGATCTTTTGGTGGAGGAGGATCTTGGGTGGCAATTTACCAGTCAATTCACTTCGATCCCATTGGAAATCATAAATAATATCAATCTGTTGAACGCACCAGTTAACGGCCGGCTTGATGGTCAAATCACCGCCTCCGGGGTGAATCGCCGGTTGCTTTCTACCCAGGTAGAGGTGAGGTTGCCGGAAACCGACCTGCAACTCGGCGACAATGACCAGGATGCAAATTTTATCCATTGCCAAGATACAATCCTCAAGCTGAACCTCAGCGACTCGCTGCTGCATGCCAATCTGGTTACGCAAATGAATAACGGCAGCCGACTGAGCTTGATGGCAGACACCCAGGGTACCGAGATATTTATTGCACCGCTGCGTTCCTTGCCGCTTTCCGGAAACCTCGATCTACAAAATTTTGATCTGGCAATACTCTCAAGTTTTACCGGCTTCGGGGTCGAGCCGACCGGCCGGGTGAACAGTTCCTTTGTCCTTGGCGGGACAATTGGCAGGCCGGAACTGGCTGGTGAGGGTGAGATTGAAGGAGGCGGTATCACCTTGCCATACCAAGGGATTACCCTGGAAAATGTCAAGGTGGCGATAAAGGCCACCGAAGACGGGGCAAGGGTAGTTGGACAGGCGACCTCGGGGCCGGGAAGCATCAGTGCTGATGGCCGGCTCTACTATGGTGATACCGGCCTGGAGGGTGACCTGCATGTCAGCAGCTACGATTTCCTCCTGGTCAATCTGCCGGAATATGCGATCCGGGTCAACTCCGACGTGCAGATGCGTCTGGCGAAAAACCGCGGGGCGATCAGGGGTACGGTGCTGGTCCCCTATGCCTTGATAACACCCGAGGAAATGAAGGACTCGGTATCGGTGTCCAAGGATGTGGTCCTGGTCAACGGCCGTCAGGAGTCGAAGGAACTCGGCTGGCCGTTCTCTCTTGATCTCGAAGTCCTCTTGGGCAGGGATGTGCATATCGATGGCTATGGACTGACCGGTAAATTAGGCGGCCAGCTACGGGTGAAAACGGCCACGGGGGAATTTCCGACGGCCAAGGGCGAACTGGACCTTTCCGAAGGGGTCTTCACCATCTATAGCCGGACCCTCGACATTGAACGGGGCCGGATACTGTTCACCGGCGGCCCCATTGACAACCCCGGCATCGATGTGCGGGCACAGAAGAAATTCAGCGATAAAGAGGCACTGAACCGCGGTTATACAGTCGGTGTCGATATCAGCGGCCTGATGCAGGATCTCAGTTATAACCTGTTTTCCGATCCATATATGGACGACACAGAAATCCTGTCGCAGATGATTGTTGGCCACTCGCTGGCTTTTTCCAATAAGGAGGAGGGCAGCCTCCTTCAGGCGGCGGCAAATACCCTTGGCCTGAAAGGCGGCGCTGATCTCTTTCAGGGGCTGGGCGATATTTTGCAGCTCGACGATATGCATATTGAGGGCAGCAGTAGAAAGGAGAATGTCTCCCTGGTCGTCGGCAAGAAACTGACAAAGGATCTGTATGTCGGGTACGATATGAACATGTTCAGCCAGCTCGGCCAGTTTCGGGTTCGCTATGATCTCGCCCGCGGCTTTGCCGTTGAAACCCGCAGCTCCTCCCAGTCAACCGGCGCCGACCTTCTCTATACCTTTGAGAAATAG
- a CDS encoding flavodoxin family protein, which yields MKAVAFCGSARKNGNTAYLLNTVLEKLAAQGIDTELVELAGHEISGCKACYSCFKNKDQRCIIDKDCVNDCIAKMVEADIILLGSPTYFADLSSEMKALIDRSGMVGRANTDLYKRKLGAAVVAVRRAGAIHVFDSINHFFLIGQMIVVGSSYWNIGKGREKGEVAGDEEGIATMQTLGDNIAWLAKKIHL from the coding sequence ATGAAAGCTGTCGCCTTTTGCGGAAGTGCCCGAAAGAATGGCAATACTGCCTACCTTCTCAATACCGTTCTTGAAAAACTTGCAGCTCAGGGAATCGACACCGAGCTTGTCGAACTCGCCGGCCATGAAATTTCCGGGTGCAAAGCATGTTATAGCTGTTTTAAAAACAAGGATCAGCGCTGTATTATCGACAAGGACTGCGTCAACGATTGCATCGCCAAGATGGTCGAGGCAGATATCATCCTTCTCGGCTCGCCCACCTACTTTGCCGATCTCAGCTCGGAAATGAAGGCGTTGATTGACCGTTCCGGTATGGTCGGCAGGGCCAATACCGATCTCTATAAACGCAAGTTGGGCGCGGCGGTGGTGGCGGTTCGGAGGGCGGGGGCCATCCATGTCTTTGATTCGATCAACCACTTCTTTCTTATCGGCCAGATGATTGTGGTCGGATCGTCCTACTGGAATATCGGCAAAGGCCGGGAAAAAGGGGAGGTTGCCGGTGACGAGGAAGGTATAGCCACCATGCAGACTCTGGGCGATAATATCGCCTGGCTGGCCAAGAAGATTCACTTATAA
- a CDS encoding autotransporter assembly complex protein TamA, translating to MTASASVQIEVTVSGVSDPLLKNVLARLTILLHKDNERLQAGAVRRMHRQANEDISSALAPFGYYNPRVVSSLSKKDGVWHAQYTIDKGPPVIVRDVSLQLAGDGADNAPLLAALADFPVKDGDILNQELYEQGKKKLVNQAFSEGFIDAAFSERTLRISPGDNSASIRLVLGTGRQYRFGETSSSQKILRQDLLKRYQPYKAGDPYNPAKLFELQSILYQTDYFSRVAVRGQLDNARDFAIPVDIDLTAPEHLNKYSFGVGYATDTGVRGKIDWDNRLFNTHGHQVNASLQLAERENTIAFHYKMPMNEDPRYHSLTGSLAYQDKNWENTTTQLFTAALTRAYVEPRYKLSTGIELRDEIYDIGDTSGESTLLLPSLNGGLIFADDLLNTKNGLQASIGLIGGVEGVISDASFLQATLSGKAILSPMQDWRIIGRGAAGITAVDSIDSLPPSLRFYTGGDNTIRGYKYKSIGTKDSSGETIGGKYMIVGGIEIERIIYNKWSLAAFWDGGTATDDLSLNFYQGVGGGVRFRLPFGQIRLDVASAITEDGNPLRIHLMVGADL from the coding sequence GTGACGGCATCCGCTTCCGTTCAGATAGAGGTGACGGTTAGCGGGGTCAGTGATCCGCTTCTGAAAAATGTCCTGGCCCGTCTGACGATCCTTCTTCATAAGGACAATGAACGGCTGCAGGCAGGTGCCGTTCGGCGCATGCACCGCCAGGCAAATGAGGATATCAGCTCGGCCCTCGCCCCCTTCGGCTATTATAATCCCCGTGTTGTAAGCAGCCTCAGCAAAAAGGATGGGGTGTGGCACGCCCAGTACACCATAGACAAGGGACCACCGGTTATTGTCAGGGATGTTTCTCTGCAGCTCGCCGGTGACGGTGCCGATAATGCCCCGCTTCTTGCCGCTCTTGCGGACTTTCCCGTGAAGGATGGCGATATCCTCAACCAGGAGCTGTATGAGCAGGGCAAGAAAAAACTCGTTAATCAGGCCTTTAGCGAAGGGTTTATCGATGCCGCCTTCAGTGAGCGAACCTTACGCATAAGCCCCGGTGACAACAGTGCCTCGATCCGTCTGGTGCTCGGTACCGGCCGCCAGTACCGGTTCGGTGAGACCAGCAGCAGCCAGAAGATTTTGCGGCAAGACCTGTTGAAACGCTACCAGCCTTATAAGGCCGGGGATCCATATAATCCGGCGAAACTCTTTGAATTGCAGTCGATTCTCTATCAGACCGATTATTTCAGCCGGGTCGCTGTGCGCGGGCAATTGGACAATGCCCGGGATTTCGCCATCCCCGTCGATATTGATCTGACCGCCCCCGAACACCTCAATAAATACAGCTTCGGTGTGGGCTATGCCACTGACACCGGGGTACGGGGAAAGATCGATTGGGACAATAGGCTGTTCAACACCCATGGCCATCAGGTCAATGCCTCCCTGCAGCTGGCCGAGCGAGAAAATACCATCGCCTTCCACTATAAGATGCCGATGAATGAAGATCCCCGTTATCACTCTCTGACTGGCAGTCTGGCTTATCAGGATAAAAACTGGGAAAACACTACGACCCAGCTATTCACCGCCGCCTTGACCCGCGCCTATGTTGAGCCCCGGTACAAGCTCAGTACCGGGATTGAGCTGCGCGATGAAATCTATGATATCGGCGATACCAGTGGTGAGTCAACCCTGCTCCTGCCCTCACTGAACGGCGGCTTGATCTTTGCTGATGACCTTCTCAATACCAAGAACGGCCTGCAGGCTTCGATTGGTTTGATCGGCGGAGTTGAAGGGGTGATTTCCGATGCCAGCTTTCTCCAGGCGACACTCAGCGGCAAGGCAATCCTTTCGCCCATGCAAGACTGGCGGATCATCGGCAGAGGTGCCGCGGGGATAACCGCCGTCGACAGTATCGATTCCCTGCCGCCGTCACTCCGCTTCTACACCGGCGGCGACAATACCATCCGGGGCTATAAATACAAATCCATCGGCACTAAAGACTCCTCCGGGGAAACCATCGGCGGCAAATACATGATCGTCGGTGGCATTGAGATAGAGCGAATCATCTATAATAAGTGGAGCCTTGCCGCTTTCTGGGATGGCGGCACGGCCACCGATGATCTCTCTTTGAATTTTTATCAGGGAGTTGGCGGTGGAGTGCGATTTCGTCTGCCCTTTGGACAGATCCGCCTCGATGTCGCCTCGGCGATCACCGAGGACGGCAATCCCCTGCGCATTCATCTGATGGTGGGGGCCGATCTGTAA
- the rlmD gene encoding 23S rRNA (uracil(1939)-C(5))-methyltransferase RlmD, producing MQLEPLVITKIINGGFGLGSLSSGQVVLVRHVLPGETVIVRIEEQKKNYLIGQVEKIIEAHPARRIPPCPYAGSCGGCDLQHTDYTTQLLIKKAVITDLLERSIPEALPLLAEPIAAPEEFGYRQRLRLQVYHGELGFHRFQSHDLLPVKSCMLAGVNLNHCLAALRSMADGRKLTALATEVELQENPQSGKAVVIFHLSRKPRPADIQAARRFGQDVDNVERIFFAGQQFSLMGPYGRVENEGSGSILGVHYQNIPGLAKDLHLCWEAGGFCQVNLQQNSRLIAEVLDFCQVENGHKLLDLYCGMGNFAIPLAQGGAEVLGIEGQGSAIRSAKKNEAMAGLTHVQFRQSPIEAACTDLAAGGAFFDCVVIDPPRQGAPGLASLLATLTKKRLVAISCDPATLCRDLAQLIEHGFVVRKIQPIDMFPQTHHLETVVLLEKSGC from the coding sequence ATGCAGCTGGAACCACTCGTCATAACCAAGATTATCAACGGCGGCTTCGGCCTCGGATCTCTGTCGTCCGGCCAGGTGGTGCTGGTACGTCATGTCCTGCCCGGTGAAACCGTTATTGTGCGTATTGAAGAACAGAAAAAAAACTACCTGATAGGGCAGGTCGAGAAAATTATTGAGGCCCACCCGGCAAGACGCATCCCGCCCTGCCCGTACGCTGGAAGCTGCGGCGGCTGCGACCTGCAGCATACCGATTATACCACCCAGCTGCTCATCAAAAAGGCGGTGATCACTGACCTGCTGGAGCGCAGTATCCCTGAGGCCCTGCCACTGCTGGCTGAGCCAATCGCCGCACCGGAAGAGTTTGGCTACCGGCAACGTCTCCGCCTCCAGGTGTACCACGGCGAGCTGGGCTTTCACCGCTTTCAATCCCATGACCTCCTGCCGGTCAAGTCCTGTATGCTCGCCGGGGTGAACCTCAACCACTGTCTTGCCGCCCTCAGATCCATGGCGGATGGCCGGAAACTGACTGCCCTGGCCACTGAGGTTGAGCTGCAGGAGAACCCGCAATCCGGCAAGGCTGTGGTCATCTTCCACTTGTCGCGCAAACCGCGGCCTGCCGATATCCAGGCCGCCCGGCGTTTCGGCCAAGACGTCGACAATGTCGAACGGATCTTCTTCGCCGGCCAGCAGTTCTCCTTGATGGGTCCCTATGGCAGGGTGGAAAATGAGGGGTCGGGCAGTATTCTCGGTGTTCATTACCAAAATATTCCAGGTCTTGCAAAGGACCTGCATCTGTGCTGGGAGGCTGGGGGCTTCTGCCAGGTCAACCTCCAGCAGAACAGCCGACTTATCGCAGAGGTCTTGGACTTTTGCCAGGTGGAGAACGGCCACAAACTGCTCGATCTCTACTGCGGCATGGGCAACTTTGCTATCCCTCTGGCACAGGGAGGGGCGGAGGTCCTGGGTATTGAAGGCCAGGGCTCGGCCATCCGCAGCGCCAAAAAGAATGAAGCCATGGCCGGTCTTACCCATGTACAGTTTCGCCAGAGTCCGATCGAGGCCGCCTGCACCGATCTGGCCGCAGGGGGGGCATTTTTTGACTGCGTGGTCATTGACCCGCCGCGCCAGGGCGCTCCAGGGTTGGCGTCCTTGCTCGCGACCCTTACCAAAAAGCGGCTGGTCGCCATCTCCTGCGACCCGGCAACCCTGTGCCGCGACCTCGCCCAGCTCATAGAACATGGCTTTGTTGTCCGAAAAATCCAGCCCATCGATATGTTCCCCCAGACCCACCACCTTGAAACCGTGGTACTCCTGGAAAAAAGCGGTTGTTAA
- a CDS encoding asparaginase domain-containing protein, with product MHHISIISVGGTIDKIYFDAKSEYEVGPPNIERVLAELNLAITYRVNSLMRKDSLDLTDDDRALIAQTVAVDPCPRILITHGTDTMVETARALRHVSGKTIVLTGALEPALFKTSDAVFNIGCAIGAVQVLPAGIYIAMNGRIFSAGKVRKNVALKRFEDVEV from the coding sequence ATGCACCATATATCGATCATCAGCGTCGGCGGCACCATCGATAAGATCTATTTTGATGCCAAAAGCGAATACGAGGTTGGACCGCCGAATATCGAAAGGGTCCTGGCGGAGCTCAATCTGGCAATCACCTACCGGGTCAACTCGCTCATGCGCAAGGATAGTCTCGACCTCACCGATGACGACCGGGCACTGATCGCCCAAACCGTGGCTGTCGATCCCTGCCCGCGCATTCTCATTACCCATGGCACCGATACCATGGTAGAAACCGCCAGGGCACTGCGACATGTTTCCGGCAAGACCATAGTCCTCACCGGGGCCTTGGAACCGGCCTTGTTCAAGACCAGCGATGCTGTTTTTAATATCGGTTGCGCCATCGGCGCGGTCCAGGTTCTCCCGGCAGGGATATATATAGCGATGAACGGCAGGATCTTTTCAGCGGGTAAGGTCAGGAAAAACGTGGCGCTGAAACGGTTTGAGGATGTGGAGGTGTAA
- a CDS encoding sigma-54 dependent transcriptional regulator — protein MAQKKEQITILVVDDDQVHRFTLCSLIKEWGWRCVEADDGVTAVAAVSKHPYDAVLMDVRMAKMDGREAFTRIQALQPSLPVIIMTAYSSVDDAVEAIQQGAHDYLTKPLDFDRLRLALMRAVDHQQVVSRKQLPAAERKTLETAIIGTSPPMQELLEMVGYVAPTEATVLISGESGTGKELVAEALYRNSERRSKPFIKVNCAALAEGLLESELFGHEKGAFTGAERRRDGKFVQADGGTLFLDEIGETSQAMQVKLLRVLQEHELQRVGGEETIKVDVRIIAATNRNLEEEVSRNAFREDLYYRLNVVMITVPPLRDRGADIPLLVEHFARKFAEKNRRVLDRITTDCMDLLISYPWPGNVRELENAIERGIILMRGTELTENSLPLSVQKYAAQHQDKPVSTEDGEAGSLFAVERQLILKTLEESGGNKSEAARRLGITRKTLFNKLNRYETG, from the coding sequence GTGGCACAGAAAAAGGAGCAAATAACCATTCTGGTGGTCGACGACGATCAGGTGCACCGCTTCACCCTATGCTCTCTTATCAAGGAGTGGGGCTGGCGTTGCGTTGAGGCCGATGACGGGGTGACGGCGGTGGCAGCCGTCAGCAAACATCCATACGACGCCGTGCTCATGGATGTGCGAATGGCGAAGATGGACGGCCGCGAGGCCTTTACCCGGATTCAGGCACTGCAACCGTCCCTGCCGGTGATTATTATGACCGCCTATTCCTCTGTCGACGATGCGGTGGAGGCAATTCAGCAGGGAGCCCACGATTATCTCACCAAGCCCCTCGATTTCGATCGCTTGCGCCTCGCTTTGATGCGGGCGGTGGACCATCAGCAGGTGGTGAGCAGGAAGCAGTTGCCGGCTGCCGAACGGAAGACGCTGGAGACGGCGATTATCGGTACCTCCCCGCCGATGCAGGAGTTGCTGGAGATGGTCGGCTATGTGGCACCGACCGAGGCGACTGTTCTCATCTCCGGCGAATCGGGCACCGGCAAGGAGCTGGTGGCGGAAGCGCTGTACCGCAACAGCGAACGGCGGAGTAAGCCCTTTATCAAGGTCAATTGCGCAGCACTCGCCGAAGGCCTGCTCGAATCGGAACTTTTTGGCCATGAAAAAGGCGCCTTCACCGGTGCCGAAAGGCGGCGGGACGGCAAGTTCGTCCAGGCCGATGGCGGCACCCTCTTTCTTGACGAGATCGGCGAGACCTCTCAGGCAATGCAGGTCAAACTGCTGCGGGTTCTTCAGGAACATGAGCTGCAGCGGGTGGGCGGCGAGGAAACCATCAAGGTCGACGTGCGGATCATCGCCGCCACCAACCGCAATCTTGAGGAGGAGGTCAGTCGCAATGCCTTTCGCGAGGATCTCTACTACAGGCTGAACGTGGTTATGATTACCGTGCCGCCGCTTCGCGATCGTGGTGCCGATATCCCTCTTTTGGTCGAACACTTTGCCCGGAAATTTGCTGAGAAAAACCGCCGCGTTCTTGACCGGATCACCACTGATTGCATGGATTTGTTGATCAGCTATCCCTGGCCGGGAAATGTCCGGGAGTTGGAAAATGCCATCGAGCGCGGCATCATTCTCATGCGCGGCACCGAGCTGACCGAAAACAGTTTGCCGCTCTCTGTTCAAAAATATGCGGCACAACATCAGGATAAGCCGGTTTCAACGGAAGATGGCGAAGCTGGCTCGCTGTTTGCGGTGGAACGGCAGCTTATCCTCAAGACCCTCGAAGAATCCGGCGGCAATAAAAGCGAGGCGGCCAGACGACTTGGCATTACCCGCAAGACCTTATTCAATAAGCTGAACAGGTACGAGACCGGCTAA
- a CDS encoding nucleotide exchange factor GrpE, whose translation MVSKEKIIEELQENPDVVEGDKDSEAPEEIAAQAPQADPEKELLDAREELAGLRDRVLRMAADNENFKKRVERERLAGLKYAGETIFREILPVVDNLERAIGPGAAGGSDVEKNFSALLTGVQLTLKSLVTTLEKFEVKAVDSVGKPFDPQHQEALTMEASDTVPANHVVLEYEKGYFYKDRLLRAAKVVVSAGPK comes from the coding sequence ATGGTGAGCAAGGAGAAAATAATCGAAGAGCTTCAAGAAAATCCCGATGTTGTTGAGGGTGATAAGGACTCCGAGGCCCCCGAAGAAATTGCTGCCCAAGCACCACAGGCCGACCCTGAGAAGGAACTTCTCGACGCCAGGGAAGAACTCGCCGGTCTTCGTGACAGGGTGCTGAGGATGGCTGCCGATAACGAAAACTTTAAAAAACGGGTAGAAAGGGAGCGCCTGGCCGGCTTAAAATATGCCGGAGAGACGATCTTTCGAGAAATATTACCGGTGGTGGATAACCTGGAACGAGCTATCGGACCGGGTGCGGCCGGGGGTAGCGATGTGGAGAAGAATTTTTCCGCATTGTTGACCGGTGTCCAATTGACATTGAAAAGTCTGGTCACCACCCTGGAAAAATTTGAGGTCAAAGCGGTTGACAGTGTTGGTAAGCCCTTCGACCCGCAGCATCAGGAGGCCCTGACGATGGAGGCCAGCGACACGGTTCCGGCCAATCACGTCGTTCTTGAATATGAAAAGGGCTATTTTTACAAGGATCGACTGCTGAGGGCAGCCAAGGTGGTGGTCTCCGCCGGGCCAAAATGA